The Leucobacter sp. UCMA 4100 genome window below encodes:
- the ychF gene encoding redox-regulated ATPase YchF, which translates to MALTIGIVGLPNVGKSTLFNALTRNQVLAANYPFATIEPNVGVVNLPDERLNKLAEIFGSERILPAPVSFVDIAGIVRGASEGEGLGNQFLANIREADAIAQVVRGFSDPDVIHVDGSVNPASDMETINTELILADLQTLEKALVRYEKELKSKKIDPAVVDTAKAAVAALNDGKLLSLAGIDLEPIRELGLLTGKPFLYVFNVDEDILQDQGRLDELAALVAPAKAIFLDAKLESELIELDPDEARELLESVGQAESGLDQLARIGFSTLGLQTYLTAGPKEARAWTIPVGATAPQAAGVIHGDFEKGFIKGEIISFEDLVETGSVAEARAKGKARMEGKEYIMQDGDVCEWRFNV; encoded by the coding sequence GTGGCTCTAACTATCGGTATCGTCGGCCTTCCTAACGTCGGCAAATCAACTCTGTTCAACGCGCTGACCCGCAACCAGGTTCTCGCGGCTAACTACCCGTTCGCAACGATCGAACCCAACGTCGGTGTCGTGAACCTGCCAGACGAGCGGCTCAACAAGCTCGCCGAGATCTTCGGCTCAGAGCGCATTCTGCCCGCCCCTGTGAGCTTCGTCGACATCGCCGGCATCGTGCGCGGTGCGAGCGAGGGCGAGGGCCTCGGCAACCAGTTTCTCGCGAACATTCGTGAGGCCGACGCGATCGCGCAGGTTGTGCGCGGCTTCAGCGACCCCGACGTGATTCACGTCGACGGCTCAGTGAACCCAGCGAGCGACATGGAGACGATCAACACAGAACTCATTCTCGCCGACCTGCAGACCCTCGAGAAGGCTCTCGTACGCTACGAGAAAGAACTCAAGTCGAAGAAAATCGACCCTGCCGTCGTCGACACAGCCAAGGCCGCAGTCGCCGCGCTCAACGACGGCAAGCTGCTCTCGCTCGCCGGCATCGACCTCGAGCCCATTCGCGAGCTCGGGCTACTCACCGGCAAGCCTTTCCTCTACGTCTTCAACGTTGACGAAGACATTCTGCAAGACCAGGGGCGCCTCGACGAACTGGCCGCACTGGTCGCGCCCGCTAAAGCAATCTTTCTCGACGCGAAGCTCGAGAGCGAGCTCATTGAGCTCGACCCCGACGAAGCACGCGAACTGCTCGAGAGCGTCGGCCAGGCCGAGAGCGGCCTCGACCAGCTCGCCCGCATCGGCTTCTCGACGCTCGGCCTCCAAACCTACCTGACCGCTGGCCCCAAAGAGGCACGCGCCTGGACCATTCCGGTCGGCGCCACTGCCCCGCAGGCCGCCGGCGTCATTCACGGCGACTTCGAAAAGGGCTTCATCAAGGGCGAGATCATCTCGTTCGAAGACCTCGTCGAGACCGGCTCGGTCGCCGAGGCCCGCGCCAAGGGCAAGGCCCGCATGGAGGGCAAGGAATACATCATGCAGGATGGCGACGTGTGCGAGTGGCGCTTTAACGTCTAG
- a CDS encoding exonuclease domain-containing protein, with the protein MPIDFTAIDFETANSSSASACQVGLVRVRGGAVVEREDWLIKPPEQHATFEPFNVHLHGVSEAMTRGAERWEEQLPRLLDFVGSDVVVAHNAGFDMGVIRASCSVTVQPTPKFKYLCSVQVSRKTYDIPSHSLPFAAAEAGFTEFQHHNALADAEACAAIIVDAAARAEAPDVTTLAKTLGLKLATLKAIPLKL; encoded by the coding sequence GTGCCCATAGACTTCACCGCAATCGACTTTGAAACCGCCAACTCTTCGAGTGCCTCCGCCTGCCAGGTCGGCCTCGTACGCGTGCGCGGTGGCGCCGTCGTTGAGCGCGAAGACTGGCTGATCAAGCCACCAGAACAGCACGCAACCTTCGAGCCCTTCAACGTGCACCTACACGGCGTCAGTGAGGCGATGACCCGCGGCGCCGAGCGCTGGGAAGAGCAGCTCCCCCGCCTGCTCGACTTCGTCGGCAGCGACGTCGTCGTGGCGCATAACGCAGGCTTCGACATGGGCGTCATTCGCGCCTCCTGCTCGGTGACGGTGCAACCCACGCCCAAGTTCAAGTATCTGTGCAGCGTGCAGGTCTCACGCAAAACCTACGACATCCCCTCACACTCGCTGCCCTTCGCCGCGGCCGAGGCCGGCTTCACCGAGTTCCAGCACCACAACGCCCTCGCCGACGCTGAGGCATGCGCCGCCATCATCGTCGATGCTGCAGCGCGAGCCGAAGCACCTGACGTGACCACGCTGGCAAAGACGCTCGGGCTCAAGCTCGCGACGTTGAAGGCGATCCCGCTGAAGCTGTAG